A single Verrucomicrobiaceae bacterium DNA region contains:
- a CDS encoding MotA/TolQ/ExbB proton channel family protein — protein MIDLSNATTPLELVSKGGPLVWLLLGCLCLSGAIFLERMAYFHRASMNIGEFLAGLATLISRRNYAEALQECVATRVPAGRVIHAALLRHGAPREQLKEIVQEAGQLEVPRLERFLGLLNALAHIGPLIGLLGTLLGLLNSFTKLASTNGLITPQDVAAGVYQSLITAALGLVVAIPAFLGYAFLSARARSLMHDLERAGIEIVNLIEDSKAASNIVEFHQAETPVPMARAGRVRGLKA, from the coding sequence ATGATCGACCTCAGCAACGCCACCACACCTTTAGAACTCGTCTCCAAGGGCGGGCCGCTCGTGTGGCTGCTACTAGGCTGCCTATGCCTCAGCGGGGCTATTTTCCTGGAGCGCATGGCCTACTTTCACCGTGCGAGCATGAATATCGGCGAGTTCCTAGCCGGGCTAGCCACTCTGATCAGCCGTAGGAACTATGCAGAGGCCCTACAGGAGTGCGTGGCGACGCGTGTGCCCGCTGGCCGTGTCATCCACGCTGCGCTACTGCGCCACGGTGCCCCGCGTGAGCAGCTCAAAGAGATCGTGCAAGAGGCTGGACAGCTAGAGGTGCCCAGGCTGGAGCGCTTCCTAGGTCTGCTGAATGCGCTGGCCCACATCGGGCCGCTGATCGGGCTCCTCGGCACCTTATTGGGTCTGCTCAATAGCTTTACCAAGCTGGCGTCGACCAATGGCCTCATCACACCGCAGGATGTGGCAGCGGGCGTGTATCAGAGCCTGATCACGGCAGCACTGGGCCTGGTAGTAGCCATACCGGCCTTCCTCGGCTACGCCTTCCTCAGCGCCCGAGCCCGTAGCCTGATGCATGATTTGGAGCGTGCAGGCATCGAGATCGTGAATCTCATCGAGGACAGCAAGGCGGCGTCGAACATCGTGGAATTTCATCAGGCGGAGACACCTGTGCCCATGGCCCGTGCAGGCCGTGTGCGAGGCCTCAAGGCGTGA
- a CDS encoding biopolymer transporter ExbD — MKLESTLPRQSPWIFAAPLMNALMLLIVCYMLNKGFLANSGLRLVDPAQSTSLLTGFDRAHIITIPAGDEAAIYFDGQPVTLDTLGEKLRQHRDGERRAIIHHDRMAPGGRLVAVTNIAHQQGYALALATVSPQQ; from the coding sequence ATGAAGCTCGAATCCACACTCCCGCGCCAGAGTCCATGGATCTTCGCTGCACCGCTGATGAATGCACTGATGCTGCTGATCGTGTGTTACATGCTCAACAAAGGCTTTCTGGCCAATTCTGGTCTGAGGCTTGTCGATCCAGCGCAATCCACATCGCTACTGACAGGGTTCGATCGCGCTCACATCATCACCATCCCGGCGGGTGATGAGGCCGCCATCTATTTTGATGGTCAGCCTGTCACGCTGGATACCCTGGGCGAAAAACTGCGCCAGCATCGCGATGGCGAGCGCCGCGCCATCATTCACCACGACCGCATGGCCCCAGGTGGCCGACTGGTCGCTGTGACCAATATCGCACACCAGCAAGGCTACGCTCTGGCCCTTGCTACGGTGTCTCCCCAACAATGA
- a CDS encoding trypsin-like peptidase domain-containing protein, giving the protein MKSLFALLLGLLTTAAPLRAATPHPQGEWYEVGWLMAQEASSSFRLFAVQEKDAAGHLSRVLSMLRVKIDGIKSGDMKLLLDGWKDGLAGRAQALSHPTEQKVTLVPAGMRGFLPLSAPVEAALTADSLSARAEQWKKAVVMVQVKTRQGEGHGTGFFISPGLLLTNQHVIENAQSIEVVMEADRSTHRATVVASQEVPDIALLRISHTDHATLPLGDSQKVRDLDDVVLIGYPKFSNLSATVVKGSISATDRTFQGRYPVFQVSIPSYGGNSGGPLLTTDGTVIGVHTFSLTDPNLSQFKMAQRINFILEFIEDHASGKYRRITN; this is encoded by the coding sequence ATGAAAAGCTTATTTGCACTTCTTTTGGGACTCCTCACCACCGCTGCGCCACTCCGAGCGGCCACCCCGCACCCTCAAGGCGAGTGGTATGAAGTCGGCTGGCTCATGGCGCAGGAGGCGTCCTCCAGTTTCCGCCTTTTTGCCGTGCAGGAAAAGGATGCTGCTGGCCACCTCTCACGGGTGCTCTCGATGCTCCGTGTCAAAATCGATGGCATCAAAAGTGGCGACATGAAACTCCTTCTCGATGGCTGGAAGGATGGCCTCGCTGGTCGTGCCCAGGCTCTTTCCCACCCCACAGAGCAAAAAGTAACTCTCGTCCCCGCTGGCATGCGGGGCTTTCTGCCACTGTCAGCACCAGTCGAGGCCGCACTGACCGCAGACAGCCTCTCCGCCCGTGCAGAACAATGGAAAAAAGCCGTCGTCATGGTCCAAGTCAAAACACGTCAAGGTGAAGGCCATGGCACAGGATTCTTCATTTCCCCAGGTCTGCTTTTGACCAATCAACACGTCATCGAAAATGCCCAGTCGATCGAAGTCGTGATGGAAGCAGATCGCTCCACACATCGTGCCACAGTCGTCGCCTCACAAGAGGTGCCGGACATCGCCCTACTGCGCATAAGCCACACCGATCACGCGACACTCCCGCTCGGGGACTCTCAAAAAGTGCGTGATCTCGATGACGTCGTTCTCATTGGTTACCCGAAGTTTTCCAACCTCAGTGCCACGGTCGTCAAAGGCAGCATCAGCGCCACGGATCGAACCTTTCAGGGCCGTTACCCCGTCTTTCAGGTCAGCATCCCCAGCTACGGTGGTAATAGCGGCGGCCCGCTGCTCACCACTGATGGCACCGTTATCGGCGTCCATACTTTCTCACTCACGGACCCAAATCTCTCGCAGTTTAAGATGGCGCAGCGCATCAATTTCATCCTTGAGTTCATCGAAGACCACGCCTCCGGCAAATACCGCCGCATCACGAACTAA
- a CDS encoding L,D-transpeptidase, whose product MLAATLTHCTSVKKADVVVSVKDQKLGLYEQGELRKTYKISTSKFGTGDKPGSNRTPLGQHEVVAKIGSGLPTGAVLKSRRWSGEVIKPNAPGRDPIVSRILWLKGTESSNRNAFGRFIYIHGTPEENRLGQPASYGCVRMGMKDVVNVFDSVPVGAKVYITTSGLPKGKAEAEAEVAAAQAQPASPTTEIEKAVPIEIAKLQTDPREKANAEANLSAGPEKPTTVKKATPAKRTSSKSSSTAAKKKSSSGTRSSVTKKSTPTKRRAVG is encoded by the coding sequence ATGCTCGCGGCCACTCTCACACACTGCACCAGTGTCAAAAAGGCAGACGTGGTCGTCAGTGTGAAGGATCAAAAACTCGGCCTCTATGAACAAGGAGAGCTCCGAAAGACCTACAAGATCTCTACCTCGAAGTTCGGCACCGGCGACAAGCCCGGCAGCAACCGGACCCCTCTCGGGCAGCATGAAGTCGTCGCCAAGATCGGCTCCGGCCTGCCCACCGGTGCCGTGTTGAAAAGCCGCCGCTGGAGCGGTGAAGTCATCAAGCCCAATGCCCCCGGCCGCGACCCCATCGTTTCCCGCATCCTGTGGTTAAAAGGCACCGAGAGCTCGAACCGCAACGCTTTCGGCCGCTTCATCTATATCCACGGCACCCCTGAAGAGAACCGCCTCGGCCAGCCAGCTAGCTACGGCTGCGTCCGCATGGGTATGAAGGACGTCGTCAATGTCTTCGATTCCGTCCCTGTCGGAGCCAAGGTGTACATCACCACCTCTGGTCTGCCAAAAGGGAAGGCCGAGGCAGAGGCCGAAGTCGCCGCCGCCCAGGCCCAACCCGCCAGTCCCACCACCGAAATCGAAAAAGCCGTCCCCATCGAGATCGCCAAGCTCCAGACGGACCCCCGCGAGAAAGCCAACGCCGAGGCCAACCTCTCTGCGGGTCCAGAAAAGCCCACCACGGTCAAAAAAGCCACTCCTGCGAAGCGCACCAGCAGCAAGAGCAGCAGCACCGCTGCTAAAAAGAAATCCTCCTCCGGCACCCGCAGCAGCGTGACGAAGAAATCCACCCCGACCAAACGCCGTGCCGTGGGCTAA
- the rpmH gene encoding 50S ribosomal protein L34, protein MPKTFRTYQPSKRTRKQQFGFRARMKTENGRDILRRRRRVGRKRLLPKGVEVHFKRHIQQHA, encoded by the coding sequence ATGCCCAAGACCTTCAGGACCTACCAACCATCCAAGCGCACGCGGAAGCAGCAGTTTGGCTTTCGTGCCCGCATGAAGACGGAAAATGGCCGTGACATCCTGCGCCGTCGCCGCCGCGTCGGTCGTAAGCGTCTCCTTCCAAAGGGCGTCGAAGTCCACTTCAAGCGCCACATCCAGCAGCACGCCTAG
- the rnpA gene encoding ribonuclease P protein component yields MPQVAEFGFGLVTGRKIGGAVQRNRVRRLLREIIRAHRAEIQPGWHLVTIARWRAPEASYHELESDWLHLAKKLGILRKAAPSQPIAPTASAT; encoded by the coding sequence GTGCCCCAAGTAGCCGAGTTCGGATTCGGACTCGTGACTGGACGTAAAATCGGCGGAGCTGTCCAGCGCAACCGTGTCCGCCGTCTCCTCCGAGAGATCATCCGTGCGCATCGGGCGGAGATTCAGCCAGGGTGGCATCTCGTCACCATCGCACGCTGGAGAGCCCCAGAGGCCTCCTACCACGAGCTTGAGTCCGACTGGCTCCACTTGGCAAAAAAACTCGGCATCCTCCGAAAAGCCGCTCCCAGCCAGCCAATCGCCCCCACGGCCTCCGCGACATGA
- the yidD gene encoding membrane protein insertion efficiency factor YidD, with protein sequence MKIVIRVLIRFYQKCISPVIHAFGGPGSGCRYTPTCSAYFLEAVETHGVLRGSWMGLCRIGRCHPWGGCGHDPVPPK encoded by the coding sequence ATGAAAATCGTCATCCGCGTCCTGATCCGCTTTTACCAAAAATGCATCTCCCCCGTCATTCACGCCTTTGGGGGGCCAGGCTCAGGCTGTCGCTACACACCCACCTGCTCCGCCTATTTTCTTGAGGCTGTCGAGACCCACGGCGTCCTACGTGGCAGTTGGATGGGGCTCTGCCGCATCGGTCGCTGTCACCCCTGGGGCGGTTGCGGCCATGATCCAGTGCCACCGAAATAG
- a CDS encoding transporter substrate-binding domain-containing protein, protein MIIIGTDAAYPPFEFKDEKGQFSGISIEIAREIAKTTGKEVEFRNINFDGLITALRTGSIDLVISSMTANDERRKSIDFSDPYVKTVLSILAAKDSTVQSAEDLAAPGRKIVVSLGTTGESWARKHFPTAQIKALDLDASCVLEVVNGNVDAWIYDQISVMNYHQQHPDKTRALIAPIHTEFWAVGIRQGNDTLKQQVNATLSRMRKENAFTHLAEKYMAKELRMMRENGLPFVFEIE, encoded by the coding sequence GTGATCATCATCGGCACAGATGCCGCTTATCCGCCCTTTGAGTTCAAAGATGAAAAAGGCCAGTTCAGCGGCATCAGTATCGAAATCGCTCGCGAAATCGCCAAAACCACCGGGAAAGAAGTCGAATTCCGCAACATCAACTTCGACGGCCTCATCACCGCCCTGCGCACCGGCAGTATCGATCTCGTCATCTCCTCCATGACCGCCAATGACGAGCGCAGAAAGTCCATCGACTTCTCTGACCCGTATGTGAAGACCGTCTTGAGCATCCTCGCCGCTAAAGACTCCACCGTGCAAAGCGCCGAAGACTTGGCCGCACCAGGGCGCAAAATCGTCGTCAGTCTCGGCACCACGGGCGAGAGCTGGGCGCGGAAACATTTTCCCACTGCCCAGATCAAAGCGCTCGATCTCGATGCCTCCTGCGTGCTCGAAGTCGTCAATGGCAACGTCGATGCCTGGATCTACGATCAAATCAGCGTCATGAATTATCACCAGCAGCATCCAGACAAGACCCGTGCGTTGATCGCCCCCATTCACACCGAGTTCTGGGCCGTCGGCATCCGCCAGGGCAATGACACCCTCAAACAACAGGTCAATGCCACCCTCAGCCGCATGCGGAAAGAAAACGCCTTCACACACCTCGCAGAAAAGTACATGGCCAAAGAGCTCCGCATGATGCGTGAGAATGGCCTGCCCTTTGTCTTTGAGATCGAGTGA
- a CDS encoding ABC transporter ATP-binding protein yields the protein MTTPALTAHGLSKAYAQRPILRSVSFQIAAGERAALLGPSGSGKTTLLNCIGGVDRADSGEVIVAGEKLHALDSDGLARVRREHIGTVFQFFHLLPTLTAAENVELPLQLLGVAKAERENRVRSLLERVGVSHRAQALPAELSGGEMQRVAIARAIIHRPALLLADEPTGNLDTQTGAQVLDLLAEVVRETNAALLMVTHSEEAANRCDRILRMRDGELVEGRIW from the coding sequence ATGACCACACCTGCCCTCACCGCTCACGGCCTATCCAAAGCCTATGCGCAGCGCCCCATTCTGCGCAGTGTTTCCTTCCAGATCGCTGCTGGTGAACGAGCCGCACTTTTGGGGCCTTCTGGCAGCGGCAAAACCACACTGCTGAACTGCATCGGCGGTGTGGACCGCGCGGACAGCGGCGAAGTGATCGTAGCGGGTGAAAAACTCCACGCGCTCGACTCCGATGGCCTCGCTCGCGTGCGGCGGGAGCACATCGGCACCGTGTTTCAGTTTTTCCACCTCCTGCCCACACTCACCGCGGCGGAGAATGTCGAGCTACCGCTGCAACTCCTCGGTGTGGCCAAAGCGGAACGCGAAAACCGCGTGCGCAGCCTACTGGAGCGTGTCGGCGTCTCTCATCGTGCTCAGGCACTGCCCGCAGAGCTTTCCGGTGGCGAAATGCAGCGCGTCGCCATCGCCCGCGCGATCATTCACCGCCCCGCGTTGCTCCTCGCGGATGAACCGACGGGCAACCTCGACACGCAAACCGGTGCGCAGGTGCTCGACTTGCTCGCCGAAGTCGTGCGCGAAACGAATGCCGCCCTGCTCATGGTCACGCACAGCGAGGAGGCCGCAAATCGCTGCGACCGCATCCTCCGCATGCGGGACGGGGAATTGGTTGAAGGGCGAATTTGGTGA
- a CDS encoding AAA family ATPase: MLISFSVTNFRSFRDEQTLDMTASTRVGAGHDDHCCKIEGENIRLLPVAVLYGANGAGKSNLIKALRYAAWMVLDGPRPGKHTAREAFAHMEGPGASPSCFDFRIFAAGHIFRFGFQVSDSQIESEWLVLEQGGNEKMLYERSADASGKIDIKLGNLLADEAVADKSQIHAFAQFAKSSSRANQLFLHAIHENVGSDSQGEWVRPVLRWFSESLMIIDPGEHLKGLHRLLTTSPDFAAFSSSFLKSVSTGVDEIIRLRTEELPFEHARDMIPFGLAQGLAESDFERDTVADYTLPTGGMMAMTRGSDGGYFVHTIATKHHAGQEKPFELPLVAESDGTRRLLHLLPVIYPKLKSDSVIVIDEIDRSLHPLLTREFVEAFLKVALQTQRQLLLTTHDTILLDLDLLRRDEIWFVEKDQRSSSNLYPLSQFPVRKDLRLQRGYMQGRFGAIPFLGDLEKLHAGREAAA; encoded by the coding sequence ATGCTAATTTCCTTCTCTGTAACCAACTTCCGCTCCTTTCGTGACGAGCAGACGCTCGACATGACTGCCAGCACCCGTGTCGGAGCCGGTCACGACGATCATTGCTGTAAGATCGAAGGTGAAAATATCCGCCTTCTACCGGTTGCCGTGCTTTATGGGGCGAATGGAGCTGGGAAATCCAATCTCATCAAAGCCTTACGCTACGCAGCCTGGATGGTCTTGGATGGCCCGCGCCCAGGCAAGCACACCGCGCGTGAAGCCTTTGCTCACATGGAAGGCCCTGGCGCAAGTCCCTCCTGCTTCGATTTTCGCATCTTCGCTGCGGGCCACATTTTCCGCTTTGGTTTTCAGGTTTCAGACAGCCAGATCGAATCTGAGTGGTTGGTACTTGAGCAAGGCGGTAACGAAAAAATGCTCTACGAGCGCAGCGCCGATGCCTCGGGTAAGATCGACATCAAACTCGGCAACCTACTCGCGGATGAAGCCGTCGCAGATAAGTCCCAAATCCACGCCTTTGCCCAGTTCGCCAAATCATCCAGCCGTGCGAACCAGCTCTTCCTGCACGCGATTCATGAAAACGTCGGCAGCGATTCCCAGGGGGAATGGGTCCGTCCGGTGCTGCGCTGGTTCTCCGAATCCCTCATGATCATCGACCCCGGCGAACATTTAAAGGGACTCCACCGTTTGTTGACCACCAGTCCTGACTTTGCCGCCTTCTCCTCCTCATTTTTGAAATCAGTATCGACTGGCGTGGATGAAATCATACGCTTGAGGACGGAGGAACTCCCCTTCGAACATGCCCGTGACATGATTCCCTTTGGACTCGCACAAGGACTTGCTGAATCGGACTTTGAGCGTGATACCGTCGCTGACTATACCTTGCCCACTGGCGGCATGATGGCCATGACCCGCGGAAGTGACGGCGGTTACTTCGTGCACACCATAGCGACGAAACATCATGCTGGGCAGGAAAAGCCTTTCGAGCTGCCACTCGTAGCAGAGTCGGATGGCACCCGTCGCCTCCTCCACCTGCTCCCCGTCATCTATCCCAAATTGAAATCGGATAGCGTGATCGTTATCGACGAAATTGATCGCAGCCTCCATCCCCTGCTCACTCGCGAATTCGTCGAGGCATTCCTCAAGGTGGCTCTGCAAACTCAGCGCCAGCTTCTCCTCACCACCCATGACACCATCCTGCTGGACCTCGATCTTTTGCGGCGTGACGAGATTTGGTTTGTCGAAAAGGACCAGCGCAGTTCTTCCAATCTTTACCCACTATCGCAGTTTCCAGTCCGCAAAGACCTCCGTCTCCAACGTGGTTACATGCAGGGCCGTTTCGGTGCCATTCCATTCCTCGGTGACCTTGAAAAACTCCATGCGGGACGGGAGGCGGCAGCATGA
- a CDS encoding RloB domain-containing protein → MSTGRKPRPLGRDERTFLDDRLFVIATEDRYAAKQYFDILRTHVRSSRIKTHVLPTEDCRSSPKHVFDRLLEFERLHESHADDEKWLVLDTDHWIQDAHKKQLIEVFKLARQKGYSVAMSRPCFEIWLLLHHHADIASLSISKCEDVHPYLLTALGSYNKKHLHSAHYPLPAIHAAVQNAKVSDRDAHLDVPEGNGSRVYRIVEQILQSVPAHLRQGWPAP, encoded by the coding sequence ATGAGCACTGGACGCAAGCCCAGGCCGCTCGGGCGTGATGAGCGCACATTTCTCGACGACCGTCTCTTTGTGATCGCCACAGAAGATCGCTATGCCGCCAAACAGTACTTCGACATCCTGAGGACCCATGTCCGTTCTTCCCGGATCAAGACGCATGTTTTGCCAACGGAAGACTGTCGCTCTTCTCCCAAACATGTGTTTGACCGCTTACTCGAATTCGAGCGCTTACATGAAAGCCATGCAGATGATGAAAAATGGCTAGTTTTGGATACGGATCACTGGATTCAAGATGCTCACAAAAAGCAGTTGATCGAAGTCTTCAAACTGGCTCGTCAGAAAGGCTACTCGGTGGCGATGAGCCGTCCGTGTTTCGAAATTTGGCTCCTACTCCACCACCATGCTGACATAGCCAGTCTGAGCATCTCCAAGTGCGAAGATGTCCACCCTTACTTGTTGACTGCATTGGGTAGCTACAACAAAAAACATCTCCATTCCGCGCATTATCCCCTGCCAGCTATCCATGCCGCAGTGCAAAACGCCAAAGTGTCCGATCGTGATGCTCACCTGGACGTGCCGGAAGGAAATGGGTCACGTGTCTATCGCATCGTCGAGCAAATCCTTCAGTCAGTGCCAGCACACTTACGTCAGGGCTGGCCTGCTCCATGA
- a CDS encoding FtsX-like permease family protein, protein MTPTRLILEKCGLRHWRLAWRQQVMLMLILALGSGVYLAMRLANRAALAGFEQFTSGITRQADWTVTGSTGALSESWLREMRDVLGERPVHLLPVVEDTVMPYTEEKTTKIGLQPTWRLVGVDFVSLLNLRGEAPAGLTGDLKAADGIFVSERRKLRVGDELRVVLHEQVLTLKIGGVIPELPGVPAPPDSLLLMDLPAAQKLMQKQGKVDRVEILVERGEAFPTLRDETGDLLRAAAKERWQVSGVEDRRMLAGTMTEAFRLNLTILSLLALFVGGYLIFQALDGVVIRRREEIGILKSLGVTDAAVQRAFLIEALLLGLLGGVLGLGVGWVGAQAAVGGVSRTVNALYGASSVQSSALHPGEAALSMSIALITSLVAAWWPAREAAQTPPVHLLGKKAATFSGGGWWRAEWLGWALMLVAAVLAQFGAWRLAGGTRVPLASYAAALAWLLGTGLAAGWLLPKLAQKSSSVTQRIGFSHLRRPTVRHRFAVAALASAVAMTAGMAIMVASFDSTMRGWIERTLKADLYVSSAGAQSASSTHQISAATVQKIRTLPAVAELAILRARGITLRGAPTMVLGVDGSFSQRNAVYAWVQEPTSAAWWENNGAIINESFAERFEVAVGDDLELPGGHSVHIAGVHADYGNERGSISIAESVFREWFDSEMAWRVGLMLKPGTDAEKLAETLSTAHPGLTVFTNAHLRREALRIFRQTFSVTYALEVIGVFVAVAGLGLALASLLLERRADLRTLRSLGMTGSQIARASAWEGAGVALAGAMMGLLSGGWLGWLLIHRVNKQCFGWTLSLSLPWAQLAVLMLAVISVGAVVSACVGQWAAKMRWEEQE, encoded by the coding sequence ATGACCCCCACTCGCCTCATCCTCGAAAAATGCGGGCTGCGGCATTGGCGGCTGGCGTGGCGGCAGCAGGTCATGCTCATGCTCATTTTGGCCTTGGGTTCGGGCGTGTATCTAGCCATGCGGCTGGCGAATCGTGCGGCGTTGGCGGGTTTTGAGCAGTTCACCAGCGGCATCACGCGGCAGGCGGACTGGACAGTGACAGGTAGCACGGGCGCATTGAGCGAAAGCTGGCTACGGGAGATGCGTGACGTACTCGGTGAGCGTCCGGTGCATTTGCTGCCCGTCGTCGAAGACACCGTCATGCCCTACACGGAGGAAAAAACGACTAAAATCGGCCTCCAGCCGACTTGGCGGCTCGTGGGCGTGGATTTCGTGAGTTTGCTGAATTTACGCGGTGAAGCCCCCGCAGGCCTCACCGGCGATTTGAAGGCCGCAGATGGCATTTTTGTCAGCGAACGCCGAAAACTCCGAGTGGGCGATGAACTGCGTGTGGTGCTGCATGAGCAGGTGCTGACGCTGAAAATCGGTGGCGTGATCCCGGAGCTGCCTGGAGTGCCTGCGCCGCCAGATTCGCTGCTTTTGATGGATCTGCCCGCTGCGCAAAAACTCATGCAAAAGCAGGGAAAGGTAGATCGCGTCGAAATCCTGGTGGAGCGTGGTGAGGCCTTTCCGACGCTGCGGGATGAAACGGGCGATTTGCTCCGTGCAGCGGCCAAAGAGCGCTGGCAGGTCAGTGGTGTGGAAGATCGCCGCATGCTCGCAGGCACCATGACGGAGGCTTTTCGGCTCAATCTGACCATCCTGTCGCTGCTGGCTCTCTTTGTGGGCGGTTACCTCATTTTTCAGGCGCTAGATGGTGTCGTCATCCGTCGGCGTGAGGAGATCGGCATTTTGAAATCCCTCGGCGTCACCGATGCGGCGGTGCAGCGGGCATTTTTGATCGAGGCGCTGCTCCTTGGCCTGCTTGGCGGCGTTTTGGGCCTCGGTGTCGGCTGGGTGGGAGCGCAGGCCGCAGTCGGTGGTGTGAGCCGCACGGTGAATGCGCTCTACGGAGCCTCCAGCGTGCAAAGCTCAGCCCTGCATCCTGGTGAGGCCGCACTGAGTATGAGCATCGCGCTGATCACGAGTTTGGTCGCTGCATGGTGGCCCGCACGCGAGGCCGCGCAGACGCCTCCGGTTCATCTGCTCGGCAAAAAAGCCGCGACTTTCAGTGGCGGCGGCTGGTGGCGTGCTGAGTGGCTCGGTTGGGCTTTGATGCTCGTAGCGGCGGTGCTCGCTCAATTCGGCGCCTGGCGGCTCGCAGGAGGGACGCGTGTGCCTTTGGCCAGCTATGCAGCGGCTTTAGCATGGCTGCTGGGCACCGGTTTGGCAGCGGGCTGGTTGTTGCCGAAGTTGGCCCAAAAATCGTCTTCGGTGACGCAGCGCATCGGTTTCAGTCACCTACGCAGGCCCACGGTGCGGCACCGCTTTGCCGTCGCAGCTCTGGCCAGTGCGGTAGCAATGACGGCGGGCATGGCGATCATGGTGGCCAGCTTTGACTCGACTATGCGCGGCTGGATCGAGCGCACGCTGAAGGCCGATCTGTATGTCTCCAGCGCTGGTGCGCAAAGCGCTAGCAGCACGCACCAAATCAGCGCCGCCACCGTGCAAAAAATCCGCACTCTCCCCGCAGTGGCCGAGCTAGCCATTCTCCGCGCACGCGGCATCACGCTACGCGGTGCACCGACGATGGTGCTCGGTGTGGACGGCTCCTTTTCGCAACGCAACGCGGTCTATGCGTGGGTGCAGGAGCCAACGAGCGCTGCCTGGTGGGAAAACAACGGCGCAATCATCAATGAGAGCTTTGCTGAGCGCTTCGAAGTCGCGGTGGGTGATGATTTGGAACTACCCGGCGGTCACAGCGTGCACATCGCTGGCGTGCATGCCGACTATGGCAACGAACGCGGCTCCATCTCGATTGCCGAGTCCGTTTTCCGCGAGTGGTTCGACAGCGAGATGGCGTGGCGAGTCGGCCTGATGCTGAAACCGGGCACCGATGCCGAAAAGCTGGCCGAAACGCTCTCCACCGCCCATCCAGGCCTCACCGTCTTCACCAACGCGCATCTTCGCCGCGAGGCGCTGCGCATTTTTCGCCAAACCTTCTCCGTGACGTATGCGCTGGAGGTGATCGGTGTCTTCGTCGCTGTGGCAGGTTTGGGCTTAGCCTTAGCGAGCTTGCTCTTGGAGCGCCGGGCAGACCTGAGAACGCTGCGCAGCCTCGGCATGACCGGCAGCCAGATCGCCCGTGCGAGTGCCTGGGAGGGAGCAGGCGTGGCGCTAGCAGGCGCGATGATGGGCTTGCTCTCCGGTGGTTGGCTTGGCTGGCTGCTCATCCACCGCGTGAACAAGCAATGCTTTGGCTGGACGCTGAGCCTTTCTCTACCCTGGGCACAGCTCGCGGTGCTCATGCTCGCCGTGATAAGCGTCGGAGCCGTCGTTTCAGCCTGCGTCGGCCAATGGGCAGCGAAGATGCGGTGGGAGGAGCAGGAATGA